A single window of Nocardia higoensis DNA harbors:
- a CDS encoding class I adenylate-forming enzyme family protein, whose protein sequence is MPQPSIEPELAASRSRATGPAATADADRQGLRAELVARLTGPGEPFELGSEDVLGVPLRVFRRRHRSLRAVLTESARLGEREYLVDGERRITYVDHLAEVAALAVALRERYGVGKGDRVAILAANCPEWVEVFWACQCLGAVAVGYNAWWTPREIAYALDHTRPAVLVADAARAERLAEVDHAVPVLSVEHDVPALSADYAGAGLPDTAVAEDDPAVVLYTSGTSGRPKGATHSHRNLIAVIDHHRFNDALAAAFVGRVHDGAPMGRRFLLTSPLFHIASLHNLVLPRMATGDTAVLYRGAFDGERVASLIERERITNWGAMPTMVHRLLAAQVERHDLSSLTSLSLNSAPSPAALHQRLRERIPVARTALSTSYGMTECATAATLATPAELAEFPDTVGRPIIGVELDIRDGNGEPAGEGVEGEVWVRGPYVMLGYWEDPAATAAAITADRWLRTGDLGTVDNGMLRLSGRRSDLILRGGENIYPTEVEHCLDEHPAVVECAVVGLPDDDLGQQVAAVVVVRDTDCTEDAAAADSPVEDSPVEAEELRAFAAERLAYYKVPARWRITTVPLPRNATGKVVRAGLAETFTAL, encoded by the coding sequence ATGCCGCAGCCGTCCATCGAGCCGGAACTCGCGGCGTCGCGTTCGCGCGCGACGGGTCCCGCCGCGACGGCGGACGCCGACCGGCAGGGGTTGCGTGCCGAGTTGGTCGCCCGGCTGACCGGCCCAGGCGAGCCGTTCGAACTCGGGTCCGAGGATGTCCTCGGTGTGCCGCTGCGCGTGTTCCGGCGCAGGCACCGCTCGCTGCGCGCGGTTCTCACCGAGTCGGCGCGGCTGGGCGAACGCGAATACCTGGTCGACGGCGAACGGCGTATCACCTATGTCGACCATCTCGCCGAGGTGGCGGCGCTGGCCGTCGCGCTGCGGGAGCGATACGGCGTCGGCAAGGGCGACCGGGTCGCGATCCTGGCCGCCAACTGCCCCGAATGGGTGGAGGTGTTCTGGGCCTGCCAGTGCCTCGGCGCCGTCGCCGTCGGCTACAACGCCTGGTGGACGCCCAGGGAGATCGCCTACGCCCTCGACCACACCCGCCCTGCCGTGCTGGTTGCCGACGCCGCGCGCGCCGAGCGTCTCGCCGAGGTCGACCACGCGGTTCCGGTGCTGAGCGTCGAGCACGACGTGCCCGCGCTGTCGGCGGACTACGCCGGGGCCGGTCTCCCCGACACCGCTGTGGCGGAGGACGACCCGGCCGTCGTCCTCTACACCAGCGGCACCAGTGGCCGCCCGAAGGGCGCCACCCACTCGCACCGCAATCTGATCGCGGTCATCGACCATCACCGGTTCAACGACGCGCTGGCCGCCGCGTTCGTCGGCCGCGTGCACGACGGCGCCCCCATGGGCAGGCGCTTCCTGCTCACCTCCCCGCTGTTCCACATCGCCAGCCTGCACAACCTGGTGCTGCCCCGGATGGCGACCGGCGACACCGCCGTCCTCTATCGCGGCGCGTTCGACGGCGAGCGGGTGGCGAGCCTGATCGAACGCGAGCGCATCACCAACTGGGGCGCCATGCCGACGATGGTGCACCGACTGCTCGCCGCGCAGGTCGAGCGTCATGATCTGTCCTCGCTGACCTCGCTGTCGCTGAACTCCGCCCCCTCCCCCGCCGCCCTGCACCAGCGGTTGCGCGAGCGGATCCCGGTCGCGCGCACGGCGCTGTCCACCAGTTACGGCATGACCGAATGCGCCACCGCCGCCACCCTCGCCACCCCTGCCGAACTGGCCGAGTTCCCCGACACCGTCGGCAGGCCGATCATCGGAGTGGAACTCGACATCCGCGACGGGAACGGCGAGCCCGCGGGCGAGGGCGTCGAGGGCGAGGTCTGGGTGCGCGGTCCTTACGTCATGCTCGGCTACTGGGAAGACCCGGCCGCCACCGCCGCCGCGATCACCGCCGATCGGTGGCTGCGCACCGGTGACCTCGGTACGGTCGACAACGGCATGCTCCGTCTGTCCGGCAGGCGCTCGGACCTGATCCTGCGCGGCGGGGAGAACATCTACCCGACCGAGGTGGAGCATTGTCTCGACGAGCATCCCGCGGTCGTGGAGTGCGCGGTGGTCGGCCTGCCCGACGACGATCTCGGTCAGCAGGTCGCCGCAGTCGTCGTGGTGCGTGACACCGACTGCACCGAGGACGCAGCCGCCGCGGACTCCCCCGTCGAGGACTCCCCCGTCGAGGCCGAAGAACTGCGCGCGTTCGCCGCCGAGCGACTGGCCTACTACAAGGTGCCCGCTCGGTGGCGGATCACCACCGTCCCCCTGCCGCGCAACGCGACCGGCAAAGTCGTGCGCGCGGGCCTGGCCGAAACATTCACCGCCCTCTGA
- a CDS encoding N-acyl-D-amino-acid deacylase family protein: protein MYDTIIENARWFDGTGAPSAIRHIGLRDGRVASVSAAPLDKTGCPRIIDGTGKWVLPGMLDIHTHYDVEILGSPALTESLRHGITTVLIGSCSISTVHVGAETAGDLFGRVEAIPRGHVIDAVDRFKSWTSAAEYATALEQLPLGPNVAAFIGHSDMRAAAMGLDRATRSDVRPNAAELDTMARWLSEALDAGFVGMSSQQLRFDKLDGEFCRSRTLPSTFAPAREKRRLTSILRKRGRVLQGGPDASRPHTIAVMAATSLGLWRRSLKVSLLSAADLKALPVIRIFAVMSKVLNGLGANFRWQHLPVPFEVYADGIDLVIFEEFGSGAAAMHLSHQVEQRREMLADPRYRRRFRKDYDKKFGPRVWHRDFFDAEIVACPDPAVVGKSFGQVGLDRGGLHPVDAFLDLVVEHGEKLRWRTTISGHRPEMLDRLAADPGVQMGFSDAGAHLRNMAFYNFGLRFLRRMRDAEQAGRPVLSMERAVHRLTGELAEWYGIDAGRLREGDRADLVLLDPAHLDAELDAYAEAPVAQYGGLERMVNRDDAAVEAVFVGGEYVFGNGVAAETLGVRRTGQFLRAR, encoded by the coding sequence ATGTACGACACCATCATCGAGAACGCCCGCTGGTTCGACGGCACCGGTGCGCCCTCGGCGATCCGCCACATCGGGCTGCGCGACGGCCGGGTCGCCTCGGTCTCGGCCGCGCCGCTGGACAAAACCGGCTGCCCGCGCATCATCGACGGCACCGGCAAATGGGTCCTGCCCGGCATGCTCGACATCCACACCCACTACGACGTCGAGATCCTCGGCTCCCCCGCACTGACCGAATCGCTGCGGCACGGGATCACCACCGTGCTGATCGGGTCCTGTTCCATCTCCACGGTGCACGTGGGCGCCGAGACCGCGGGCGATCTGTTCGGCCGGGTGGAGGCGATCCCGCGCGGCCATGTCATCGACGCCGTCGACAGATTCAAGTCCTGGACCAGCGCGGCCGAGTACGCGACAGCACTCGAGCAACTGCCGCTGGGCCCGAACGTGGCGGCGTTCATCGGGCATTCCGACATGCGCGCGGCCGCCATGGGCCTGGACCGCGCCACGCGCTCGGACGTACGCCCGAACGCCGCCGAACTGGACACCATGGCGCGGTGGCTGTCCGAAGCGCTCGACGCGGGCTTCGTCGGCATGTCGTCACAGCAGTTGCGCTTCGACAAGCTCGACGGGGAATTCTGCCGCTCGCGCACCCTTCCGTCGACGTTCGCGCCCGCCAGGGAGAAGCGCAGGCTCACCTCGATTCTGCGCAAGCGCGGCCGGGTGCTCCAAGGCGGACCGGACGCCTCGCGGCCGCACACCATCGCCGTGATGGCGGCCACCAGCCTGGGGCTGTGGCGCAGGTCGTTGAAGGTCAGCCTGCTCTCGGCCGCCGATCTCAAGGCGCTGCCGGTGATCCGGATCTTCGCGGTGATGTCGAAGGTGCTCAACGGTCTCGGGGCGAACTTCCGCTGGCAGCATCTGCCGGTGCCGTTCGAGGTCTACGCCGATGGCATCGACTTGGTCATCTTCGAAGAATTCGGTTCCGGCGCGGCCGCCATGCACCTGTCCCACCAGGTCGAGCAGCGCCGCGAGATGCTCGCCGACCCGCGGTACCGGCGGCGCTTCCGCAAGGACTACGACAAGAAGTTCGGCCCGCGGGTCTGGCACCGCGACTTCTTCGACGCCGAGATCGTCGCCTGCCCCGATCCCGCGGTGGTCGGCAAGTCCTTCGGCCAGGTCGGTCTCGATCGCGGCGGGCTGCATCCGGTGGACGCCTTCCTCGACCTCGTCGTCGAGCACGGCGAGAAGCTGCGTTGGCGGACCACCATCTCCGGGCACCGACCCGAGATGCTCGACCGTCTGGCGGCCGACCCCGGCGTGCAGATGGGTTTCTCGGACGCGGGCGCGCACCTGCGCAACATGGCCTTCTACAACTTCGGGCTGCGGTTCCTGCGGCGGATGCGCGACGCCGAGCAGGCGGGCCGCCCGGTGCTGTCGATGGAACGCGCCGTGCACCGGCTGACCGGCGAACTCGCCGAGTGGTACGGCATCGACGCGGGCCGGTTGCGCGAAGGCGACCGCGCCGATCTGGTGCTGCTCGATCCGGCCCACCTCGACGCGGAGCTGGACGCCTACGCCGAGGCGCCGGTCGCGCAGTACGGCGGCCTCGAGCGCATGGTCAACCGCGACGACGCCGCGGTCGAGGCCGTGTTCGTCGGCGGTGAGTACGTCTTCGGCAACGGCGTCGCCGCGGAGACGCTGGGGGTCCGGCGCACCGGGCAGTTCCTGCGCGCGCGGTGA
- a CDS encoding cytochrome P450, with protein sequence MPHASPIDTDGPRIPLYSPEFAVDPHHFYREMRRNHGALAPIDIAPGVPATLVVDYETAVRVLNDPDHFPADPRIWQQGIPEDCPVRPMMAWMPNALRSSGVAHQRYREAFVAAVDGIDLHTLHATVERVAVPLINEFCTTGSADLVMQYAFPLAFEAMDQLLGCPADIGRRLPAGMAALFDTVNAAWGMQTLTETLLELVHLRRAEPGDDLTTRLIRHPAKLTDEELVAQIMVLYGAGIEPMQNLITNTLLLMLTDERFGGSMLGGALSTRDALDEVLFDDPPLSNFCTSYPRQAVLLDGAWLPANHPVLISLAAANTDPAIRGGDRTGNRSHLAWGAGPHACPARSVAYLLCQDAIDQLLDALPELRLAQPVGELTWRPGPFHRALAALPVRFPPAPRLPVGDHGGSAPPPRAGAS encoded by the coding sequence GTGCCCCACGCCTCCCCGATCGACACCGACGGTCCCCGAATTCCGCTGTATTCTCCGGAATTCGCCGTCGATCCCCACCATTTCTATCGCGAAATGCGGCGCAACCACGGCGCTCTCGCTCCGATCGATATCGCGCCCGGAGTGCCGGCCACCCTGGTGGTCGACTACGAGACCGCGGTGCGCGTTCTCAACGATCCCGACCATTTCCCCGCCGATCCCCGGATCTGGCAGCAGGGCATCCCGGAGGACTGCCCGGTGCGGCCGATGATGGCCTGGATGCCGAACGCCTTGCGCAGCAGCGGTGTGGCGCATCAGCGTTACCGGGAGGCCTTTGTCGCCGCCGTCGACGGGATCGACCTGCACACACTGCACGCCACCGTGGAACGAGTCGCGGTGCCGCTGATCAACGAGTTCTGCACCACCGGATCGGCCGATCTGGTCATGCAATACGCCTTCCCGCTCGCCTTCGAAGCGATGGACCAACTTCTCGGCTGCCCGGCCGACATCGGCAGGCGCCTGCCCGCGGGCATGGCGGCGCTGTTCGACACGGTGAACGCCGCCTGGGGCATGCAGACCCTCACCGAGACGCTGCTGGAACTGGTGCACCTGCGCCGCGCCGAACCCGGCGACGACCTCACCACCCGCCTGATCCGGCACCCGGCGAAACTCACCGACGAGGAACTGGTCGCGCAGATCATGGTCCTCTACGGCGCGGGCATCGAACCGATGCAGAATCTGATCACCAACACCCTGCTGCTCATGCTCACCGACGAGCGCTTCGGTGGCAGCATGCTCGGCGGCGCGCTGTCCACCCGCGATGCCCTCGACGAAGTGCTCTTCGACGACCCACCCCTGTCGAACTTCTGCACCAGCTATCCCCGTCAGGCCGTCCTGCTCGACGGCGCCTGGCTGCCCGCGAACCACCCGGTGCTCATCAGTCTCGCCGCGGCCAACACCGACCCGGCCATCCGAGGCGGCGACCGCACCGGCAACCGCTCACACCTCGCCTGGGGCGCGGGACCGCACGCCTGCCCGGCCCGCTCGGTCGCCTACCTGTTGTGCCAGGACGCCATCGACCAACTGCTCGACGCGCTACCCGAACTGCGCCTCGCCCAGCCGGTCGGTGAGCTGACCTGGCGCCCCGGCCCTTTCCATCGCGCCCTGGCCGCGCTGCCGGTCCGGTTCCCGCCTGCTCCCCGGCTGCCCGTCGGCGACCACGGCGGGTCGGCGCCCCCGCCGCGCGCAGGGGCGAGTTGA
- a CDS encoding DoxX family protein, translating to MLLRRLARPLLATAFVYDGVDTLMNPEPRAKAAAALPESVASRLPADPDTVIKVNAVAQVSGGVLLALNKAPRLASIVLAASVLPSTVTQQNFWAEPDPDKKLAKRTAFLKDVSLLGGLLIAGADTEGKPSLGWRGKRAARSAAATVSAALPFGASASAGTGEALQHYAHDAAERAKELGTVAAAKGSELAETVQTHGPEWAAAAKERGAALVGVAKERAVPLAETARERTAPLALTARERGAEFAEVARHRGAELAEVARHRGAELADVAKERGAELGDRGKHRGAELGSLARHRGAGLAEVAKERGAELGDLAKHRGAELSDRARHRGAALADVAKERGAELGDRTKRRAGGTKRRGSLFGRG from the coding sequence ATGTTGCTGCGCCGACTTGCCCGACCGCTGCTGGCGACCGCTTTCGTCTACGACGGGGTCGACACGCTGATGAACCCCGAGCCGCGCGCCAAAGCCGCGGCCGCGCTTCCCGAGAGCGTGGCGAGCAGGCTGCCCGCCGACCCGGACACCGTCATCAAGGTCAACGCCGTAGCGCAGGTCTCCGGCGGTGTGCTGTTGGCGCTCAACAAGGCACCACGGTTGGCTTCGATCGTGCTGGCCGCTTCGGTGCTGCCTTCGACGGTCACCCAGCAGAACTTCTGGGCCGAGCCGGACCCGGACAAGAAGCTCGCCAAACGCACGGCGTTCCTCAAGGACGTGAGTCTGCTCGGTGGCCTGCTCATCGCCGGGGCCGACACCGAAGGCAAGCCGTCGCTCGGCTGGCGCGGGAAGCGGGCCGCCCGCAGCGCCGCCGCCACCGTCTCCGCCGCCCTGCCCTTCGGGGCGAGCGCGAGCGCGGGCACCGGGGAGGCGCTGCAGCACTACGCGCACGACGCCGCCGAGCGGGCGAAGGAACTCGGCACGGTCGCCGCGGCCAAAGGATCCGAGCTCGCCGAGACCGTCCAGACGCACGGCCCCGAATGGGCCGCGGCCGCCAAGGAGCGCGGCGCGGCCCTGGTCGGCGTGGCGAAGGAACGCGCGGTCCCGTTGGCCGAGACCGCCAGGGAACGCACCGCACCGCTGGCGCTCACCGCCAGGGAGCGTGGGGCGGAATTCGCCGAAGTCGCCAGGCATCGTGGCGCCGAACTGGCCGAGGTGGCCAGGCATCGCGGCGCCGAACTGGCCGACGTGGCCAAGGAACGCGGCGCCGAACTCGGCGACCGCGGCAAACATCGCGGCGCGGAACTGGGCAGCCTGGCCAGGCACCGCGGCGCCGGGCTCGCCGAGGTCGCCAAGGAACGCGGCGCCGAACTCGGCGACCTGGCGAAGCATCGCGGCGCGGAACTGAGCGACCGCGCCAGGCACCGCGGCGCCGCGCTCGCCGACGTGGCCAAGGAACGCGGCGCCGAACTCGGCGACCGGACGAAGCGACGGGCCGGTGGCACCAAGCGACGGGGGAGCTTGTTCGGACGCGGCTGA
- a CDS encoding helix-turn-helix domain-containing protein: MDAVDEDLDHALDAVGPRLRALRKQRETTLNDLSAATGISVSTLSRLESGTRRPTLELLLPLARAHGVTLDELVGAPPTGDPRIHLRPVTRFGMTMLPLTRRAGGIQAYKLVIPAGSDRRVPEPKTHEGYEWLYVLNGRLRMVLGEHDLILAPGEAAEFDTRVPHWFGAADEHPVEFLSLFGKQGERAHLRARPAAQE, translated from the coding sequence CTGGATGCCGTGGATGAGGATCTGGATCACGCGTTGGATGCCGTGGGGCCGCGGCTGCGTGCGCTGCGCAAGCAACGCGAGACCACGTTGAACGACCTGTCGGCGGCCACCGGGATCTCGGTGAGCACGCTCTCACGGCTGGAATCGGGCACCCGCCGGCCCACCCTCGAACTGCTGCTGCCGCTGGCCAGGGCCCACGGCGTGACCCTGGACGAACTGGTCGGCGCACCGCCCACCGGCGACCCGCGCATCCACCTGCGTCCGGTCACCCGTTTCGGGATGACGATGCTGCCGCTGACCAGGCGCGCAGGCGGCATCCAGGCCTACAAGCTGGTCATCCCCGCGGGCAGCGACAGGCGCGTACCGGAACCGAAGACCCACGAAGGCTACGAATGGCTCTACGTGCTCAACGGCCGGTTGCGGATGGTCCTCGGTGAGCACGATCTGATTCTGGCCCCCGGTGAGGCCGCCGAATTCGACACCAGGGTGCCGCACTGGTTCGGCGCCGCCGACGAGCATCCAGTCGAGTTTCTGAGCCTGTTCGGCAAACAGGGCGAGCGCGCCCATCTGCGCGCTCGCCCTGCTGCCCAGGAGTAG
- a CDS encoding amino acid-binding protein, whose protein sequence is MRPTSARLRLHSIACDVCGRLPHPPRTRLALAKLAAVFPVELLLHAAVIRWHPPYLVTVLLLTVTTTILVIWVVEPSAMRLLGRWLHKSELRFREAADAAPALWRIRVRLADRPGQLEALTARLAHRRVNILAVHVHRLEADVLDELVVSAPEELGRRALEALLTQAGGHAVGVWRASALTLIDGQTKALGIAARVAADPAELPLAVAELLGARYLAPGTDPGPPGRPETTLDLAHGDSVLRFVRPDEPFTPAETARAHRLGDLATSVRRI, encoded by the coding sequence ATGAGGCCGACTTCCGCACGACTGCGACTTCATTCGATCGCCTGTGATGTGTGCGGCCGGCTGCCGCATCCGCCGCGCACCCGGCTCGCGCTCGCCAAACTGGCCGCGGTGTTCCCGGTGGAACTGCTGCTGCACGCGGCGGTGATCCGATGGCATCCGCCGTATCTGGTGACCGTGCTGCTGCTGACCGTCACCACCACCATCCTGGTGATCTGGGTGGTCGAGCCCTCCGCCATGCGGCTGCTCGGCCGATGGCTGCACAAGAGCGAACTGCGGTTCCGGGAGGCGGCCGACGCCGCGCCCGCGCTGTGGCGCATCCGGGTGCGCCTGGCGGATCGGCCCGGGCAGTTGGAGGCGTTGACCGCCCGGCTGGCGCACCGGCGAGTCAACATCCTGGCGGTGCACGTGCATCGGCTGGAAGCGGATGTGCTCGACGAACTCGTGGTGTCGGCGCCGGAGGAACTGGGCAGGCGCGCGTTGGAGGCACTGTTGACCCAGGCGGGCGGACATGCGGTGGGGGTGTGGCGGGCCTCGGCGCTGACGTTGATCGACGGCCAGACCAAGGCGCTCGGTATCGCCGCGCGAGTCGCGGCGGATCCCGCCGAGCTGCCGCTGGCGGTGGCCGAGCTGCTCGGCGCGCGCTACCTCGCCCCTGGCACGGACCCCGGCCCGCCCGGTCGGCCGGAAACCACTCTCGACCTGGCGCACGGCGATTCGGTGCTGCGGTTCGTCCGGCCCGACGAGCCGTTCACGCCCGCCGAAACCGCACGCGCGCATCGGCTCGGTGATCTCGCGACCTCGGTGCGGCGGATCTGA
- a CDS encoding cytochrome P450 — MGDVFLTNPSMFTPAAASSQPAGCPVQHGSPIDTDGPRVPLHTPDFAADPHRFYREMRDRYGSLAPIEISPGVPATLVVGYETAVRVLNDPEHFPADPRVWQQGIPEDSPIRPMMEWYPNALRNSGSAHMRYRHAYTAAIDGIDLHSVHSTVERIAVPLINEFCTTGSADLVTQYAFPLVFEVLNRMVGCSAELGTRVATGMAALFDTVNAAWGMQTLSEALMELIHMRRAEPGDDVTSRLAHHPAELTDEEMLANLISFYGAAIEPQQNLITNTLLLMLTDERFGGNMLGGALSTRDALDEVLFNDPPISNFCTSYPRQPVLLDDAWLPAHQPVLIGLTAANTDPAIRGGNRTGNRSHLAWGAGPHACPARSVAYLVCQEAIDQLLDAIPELRLAIPISELTWRPGPFHRAMTALPVEFPSSPRLLMNEGDPSRG, encoded by the coding sequence ATGGGAGACGTATTCTTGACCAACCCATCGATGTTCACCCCAGCCGCCGCGTCCTCGCAGCCCGCGGGCTGCCCCGTGCAGCACGGATCCCCGATCGACACCGACGGACCCCGCGTCCCGCTGCACACCCCTGATTTCGCCGCCGATCCACACCGCTTCTACCGCGAAATGCGCGATCGGTACGGGTCTCTGGCTCCGATCGAGATCTCTCCCGGTGTCCCGGCCACTCTCGTGGTCGGCTACGAGACCGCGGTGCGCGTCCTCAACGACCCGGAGCACTTCCCCGCCGACCCGCGAGTCTGGCAGCAGGGCATCCCCGAGGACAGCCCCATCCGGCCGATGATGGAGTGGTATCCGAACGCGTTGCGCAACTCCGGTTCCGCGCACATGCGCTACCGGCACGCCTACACCGCGGCCATCGACGGGATCGATCTGCACTCGGTGCACAGTACGGTCGAGCGTATCGCGGTCCCGCTGATCAACGAGTTCTGCACCACCGGGTCGGCGGATCTCGTGACGCAGTACGCCTTCCCGCTCGTCTTCGAGGTACTCAACCGGATGGTCGGGTGCTCGGCCGAACTGGGCACCCGAGTCGCCACCGGCATGGCCGCGCTGTTCGACACGGTGAACGCCGCCTGGGGCATGCAAACGCTCAGCGAGGCGCTGATGGAGCTGATCCACATGCGCCGCGCCGAACCCGGCGACGACGTCACCTCGAGGCTGGCCCATCATCCGGCCGAGCTCACCGACGAGGAGATGCTCGCCAACCTGATCAGTTTCTACGGCGCCGCCATCGAGCCGCAGCAGAACCTGATCACCAACACCCTGCTGCTGATGCTCACCGACGAACGCTTCGGCGGCAACATGCTCGGCGGCGCGCTGTCCACCCGGGACGCGTTGGACGAAGTTCTCTTCAACGACCCCCCGATCTCGAACTTCTGCACCAGCTACCCCCGCCAGCCGGTCCTGCTCGACGACGCCTGGCTACCCGCCCACCAGCCGGTGCTCATCGGCTTGACCGCGGCCAACACCGATCCCGCCATCCGCGGCGGCAATCGCACGGGCAATCGCTCGCATCTGGCCTGGGGTGCCGGACCGCACGCCTGCCCGGCCCGCTCGGTCGCCTATCTGGTGTGCCAGGAGGCCATCGACCAGTTGCTCGACGCCATCCCAGAGCTGCGCCTGGCCATCCCCATCAGCGAATTGACTTGGCGCCCCGGACCTTTCCATCGCGCGATGACGGCTCTTCCGGTTGAATTCCCTTCGTCACCCCGATTGCTCATGAACGAAGGAGATCCCTCCCGTGGCTGA
- a CDS encoding NAD(P)/FAD-dependent oxidoreductase, producing MTGNGRGPSARETAGYDVVVIGGAAAGLAGALTLARARRSVLVLDAGAPRNRFADGVHALFGLDGIAPAELFERGRADVLRYGGQIESGEVVRAHRTEAGFEVTTAEGRTVRARRLLVTTGLVDELPDIPGVRERWGRDVVHCPYCHGWEVRDQPIAVLATGAHSIHQAQLFRQWSEDIVLFTHTTEPPAADKAEELAARGVRVVPGEIAGVVVEDDKITGVRLVGGEVVARTTVVVAPRMMARAEFLADLGLYPVEHPSGAGTHIPADPMGGATAVDGVWVAGNITDPAAQVGPSAAAGANAAARINADLVVEDTATAVEAARRVRQPI from the coding sequence ATGACCGGAAATGGACGAGGACCGTCGGCGCGGGAGACGGCCGGATACGACGTGGTGGTGATCGGCGGCGCGGCCGCGGGACTGGCGGGCGCACTGACCCTGGCGCGCGCCCGCCGATCGGTGCTGGTGCTGGACGCGGGCGCGCCGCGCAACCGCTTCGCCGACGGCGTGCACGCCCTGTTCGGGCTGGACGGGATCGCACCCGCGGAGCTTTTCGAGCGGGGGCGCGCGGATGTGCTGCGCTACGGCGGGCAGATCGAGTCCGGCGAGGTGGTGCGCGCCCACCGGACCGAGGCGGGCTTCGAGGTCACGACGGCCGAGGGACGGACCGTGCGCGCCCGCCGTCTGCTCGTGACGACGGGACTGGTCGACGAGTTGCCCGACATCCCCGGCGTGCGGGAGCGGTGGGGCCGCGACGTCGTGCACTGCCCGTACTGCCACGGCTGGGAGGTGCGCGACCAACCGATCGCCGTACTCGCGACCGGCGCGCACTCGATCCATCAGGCCCAGCTGTTCCGCCAGTGGAGCGAGGACATCGTGCTGTTCACCCACACCACTGAGCCTCCGGCGGCCGACAAGGCCGAAGAGTTGGCCGCACGTGGCGTACGGGTCGTGCCGGGTGAGATCGCCGGAGTCGTAGTGGAAGACGACAAGATCACCGGGGTGCGTCTGGTCGGCGGCGAGGTCGTCGCGAGGACGACGGTCGTGGTGGCGCCCCGCATGATGGCCCGGGCGGAGTTTCTGGCCGACCTCGGCCTGTACCCGGTCGAGCATCCCTCCGGCGCGGGAACCCACATCCCCGCCGACCCGATGGGCGGCGCGACCGCAGTCGACGGCGTGTGGGTCGCCGGCAACATCACCGACCCCGCCGCACAGGTGGGCCCTTCAGCGGCGGCGGGCGCGAACGCGGCAGCGCGGATCAACGCCGATCTGGTCGTCGAGGACACCGCGACGGCGGTCGAGGCGGCGCGGCGGGTCCGGCAGCCGATCTGA
- a CDS encoding cytochrome P450 family protein produces MADTTVEPIPLDLTGADIQGESARIRARGPVALVALPGGVPAWSATDATVLKNLLADPRVSKDPRQHWTAFIEGEITQDWPMFSWVAVNNMFTAYGADHRRLRNLVAPAFTHRRTTALRPRIEAITAELLDALEATPAGAVADLRESYAYPVPIQVITELLGLPDHLGPGLRKCVDTYFDTSTGPEAAMANYVEMYGLVTELVTYRTENPGDDITSVLITTRDEEGSQLTEKELVDTLMLTINAGHETTVNLLDQAIVALLTHPEQLADAVEGRVSWAEVIEETLRYQAPVAHLPLRYAVEDIQVGDVTIGKGEAILASYAGAGRDPRVHGETADEFDVHREKKDHVSFGHGAHHCIGAPLARLEASIALPALFARFPKLAFAQDPATLKPIGSFVSNGHQSLPVHLHGAPHS; encoded by the coding sequence GTGGCTGATACGACAGTCGAGCCGATCCCGCTGGATCTCACCGGCGCCGACATCCAGGGTGAGTCCGCGCGAATCCGGGCCCGCGGTCCCGTCGCGCTGGTCGCATTGCCCGGCGGGGTGCCCGCGTGGTCGGCGACCGATGCCACCGTGCTCAAAAACCTGCTCGCCGATCCGCGCGTGTCCAAGGACCCGCGGCAGCACTGGACCGCCTTCATCGAGGGCGAGATCACCCAGGATTGGCCGATGTTCTCGTGGGTGGCGGTGAACAACATGTTCACCGCCTACGGCGCCGATCACCGCAGGCTGCGCAATCTCGTCGCCCCCGCGTTCACCCACCGGCGCACCACCGCGCTGCGTCCGCGCATCGAGGCGATCACCGCCGAGCTGCTCGACGCGCTCGAGGCGACCCCGGCCGGCGCCGTCGCCGACCTGCGCGAAAGCTACGCCTACCCGGTGCCCATCCAGGTCATCACCGAATTGCTCGGCCTACCGGATCATCTCGGCCCCGGGCTGCGCAAGTGCGTCGACACCTACTTCGACACCTCGACCGGCCCCGAAGCCGCCATGGCCAACTATGTCGAGATGTACGGCCTGGTGACCGAACTCGTCACCTACCGCACCGAGAATCCGGGCGACGACATCACCAGCGTGCTCATCACCACCCGCGACGAGGAGGGCTCCCAGCTCACCGAGAAGGAACTCGTCGACACCTTGATGCTGACGATCAACGCCGGTCACGAGACCACCGTGAACCTGCTCGATCAGGCGATCGTCGCGCTGCTCACCCACCCCGAGCAGCTCGCCGACGCGGTCGAGGGCCGGGTAAGCTGGGCGGAGGTGATCGAGGAGACGCTGCGCTACCAAGCGCCGGTCGCCCATCTGCCGCTGCGCTACGCGGTGGAAGACATCCAGGTCGGTGACGTGACCATCGGCAAGGGCGAGGCGATCCTGGCCTCCTACGCCGGAGCGGGTCGCGACCCGCGGGTGCACGGCGAGACCGCCGACGAGTTCGACGTGCACCGGGAGAAGAAGGATCACGTCTCCTTCGGCCACGGCGCCCACCACTGCATCGGTGCGCCACTGGCCCGGCTGGAGGCCTCGATCGCGCTGCCCGCGCTCTTCGCGCGGTTCCCGAAGCTGGCGTTCGCCCAGGACCCGGCCACGCTGAAGCCGATCGGCAGCTTCGTCTCCAACGGTCACCAGAGCCTGCCGGTCCATCTGCACGGCGCGCCGCACAGCTGA